A single region of the Aptenodytes patagonicus chromosome 7, bAptPat1.pri.cur, whole genome shotgun sequence genome encodes:
- the TMEM86A gene encoding lysoplasmalogenase TMEM86A, whose amino-acid sequence MVSPVTVVKSEGPKLVPFFKATCVYFVLWLPTSSPSWFSALIKCLPIFCLWVFLLAHGINFLVSHQSASRILAGLIFSAVGDAFLIWQEQGYFIHGLLMFAITHILYSSAFGMKPLDLKAGLLMGLVCSSCYAFLYSYLSGPFTYLVAVYIALIGFMGWRAVAGMQLCNDLWTWTKLSACIGAMLFMVSDLTIALNKFCFPVPYSRFIIMATYYAAQMLIALSAVESRDEEDFRKRS is encoded by the exons gtGAAGAGTGAAGGCCCCAAACTGGTGCCCTTCTTTAAAGCCACTTGTGTCTATTTTGTCCTCTGGCTGCCAACTTCCAGCCCCTCCTGGTTCAGTGCCCTCATCAAATGTCTGCCCATCTTCTGCCTGTGGGTTTTCCTTCTGGCTCATGGAATTAACTTCTTAGTGTCACACCAGAGCGCCAGCCGCATCCTAGCAGGACTCATATTCTCAGCAGTGGGAGACGCCTTTCTCatctggcaggagcagggctacTTCATTCATG GTCTGCTGATGTTCGCCATTACACACATCCTGTACTCTTCAGCCTTTGGCATGAAGCCTTTGGACCTCAAAGCCGGCTTATTGATGGGCCTTGTTTGCAGTTCCTGTTATGCCTTCCTGTACTCCTACCTCTCAGGCCCATTCACCTACCTGGTAGCTGTCTACATCGCCTTGATTGGCTTCATGGGTTGGCGAGCGGTCGCCGGCATGCAGCTGTGCAACGACCTCTGGACATGGACCAAGCTCTCGGCCTGCATCGGCGCGATGCTGTTCATGGTGTCGGATCTGACCATTGCACTTAACAAGTTCTGCTTTCCTGTGCCCTACTCGCGCTTCATCATCATGGCTACTTACTATGCAGCCCAAATGCTTATTGCACTGTCAGCTGTAGAGAGCAGAGATGAAGAGGACTTCAGAAAGAGGAGCTAG